The DNA sequence TAAGCATAATAAGTTCCTCTAGAAAAATCTAAACTTTCAAAATGATCTTTCAAATTTTTTTTAAAATTCTGTATGACCAAAATAATTTTGTCAATTTGTGCAGAGTCTATGAGTTTATTTCTTGCCAGCATAAGAACATGCGCAAGATCAATTGATGCTATTCTATCTAATTCTTTTAGCCATTTTTCTTTATTTATTGGTGATCTGAGAATTTTTTTTATTAAGGGATGAGGCTCTTCACCTAATCTTCCCTCTATGTTATTAATATCAATAAAGAAATGCTGAATAGCATGATCTGCGGATTTTTTTGATTCATTTGTATTCGAAGATTTTGTAATCAGATAGCCAATACGATCTCTATAATCATGGTTGATCGTAATTAAATCACCAATATTTTTTGTAAAACAAACTTCTTGAACGTTACTGCATTTTTTTAACACTTCTTCATTCGTAAGATTTACTATTTTACCTTCATCTTTCACAACAAAAAATCTTATAGAGGCACCTTCGTATTTTAGATTTGGAAAATTAACTTCTTGATTTGCAAATAATTTGATAATATGCTCATAAATATCAAATTGGCACGCATAAGTAATCAGCTGAGGAATCATTCCTCCAGCTAACCTTGGATTTACTTCTATCAATACAACTTGAGTTCCAGTTAGTTTAAATTCTATATGAGCAGGTCCAAAACTAAAATTTAATAGCTTCAAGACAGCTTTAATTGTGTTCCAAATATTCTCTTCAACGTCTCTTTCAAATGGAGCTGGAAAATCGTGACCCACTTCAATAAAATATTCATCATCAGACGTATGTTTAGCTGTTAGTCCTAATTCAAAATATTTATCTTTATAAACAAAAATTTCTGCAGAATATTCGGGTCCTTCAACATAAGGTTGGACTAATATGCCAGTGGAAAATGATGTTCCATTTTCTTTGCCATCAAGCTTTAGTAATTTTAAAGCATGCTCCTGTACTTCTTGAAAATTTACACACTTTTTTACTCCCACACTTCCGGATCCTGAAACAGGCTTTAAAATCACAGGAAAATTCAATTCATTGACTTTTTCATAAAGAATTTTTAAATCATCAATAAATAATGATTTAGGAGTTAAAAACGAACTCTCACTTATTTTTTGGCTAAATTTGTTCTTATTTCGACAAAACTCAATGGCTAAAGGGTTATTTCCAGGAAGCCCCAAATTATCAGCAACGTATGCAGTAACTTCCATGTAGTATTCTGAGGTAGAAAAAACCCCAACTAAATTATCAATTTTTTTTAAAAAATCAAAAACAACGTCTTTATCTTTTGTATCTATGTGAATAACATCTACACCTACTTCTTTTAAAAAAAAATATTTAGTTGGGTCACTCGTTAAAAAAACAATCTCCAATCCCATTTCTATAGCTTTATTCAAAAATAACTGTCCCGTTCCAGTTGTATTACTCTCAATAAATCCAAATTTTTTCTTATGCATTCAAAACCTTTTGCAATAGCCTTCTGTTCCATTCGATATAATTCCAATCTAATGACGACGAATCAATCTCCGATACTTTTTCAATTTTTATAGGCTCGATTTTTTTAAAGTCGCATCCTGATTTTTTTATCCATTCATCATCGTATACATTTGAGGAATAGCGGTATCCCATATCTGCGGAGATAAAAACAATTTTCTTTTTTTCTTGTTGCTGAGATACCCATTTTGCAACTTGGTAACAGGCACCTGTAGTTGGCCCGGCATAAAGAGCTGAACGAGAATATAAATCTCTTGTTGCATGAAACGCCTGTGCAGCAGAAATCCAGTGAATTTGGTCAAAAAGCTGATGCAACAGATTTTTAGGCATAATGGAATTCCCTAATCCGCGTAGAATGCGATGATTATTCTTAAGCCCAAAAAGAGTGCTACCAAATGTGTCAACTCCGATTAAAGAAATAGATGGATTGTATTTTCTTAGCTGCATGATTGTACCACATGAGGAGCTACCAGAGCCCACAGAAGCGACCAAAGTGATATCTTCCCCCAAACTTTCTATAATATAATCTCCAAAGCTAGCGTAGGCTTTTAAATGATCTGGGTTATCATATTGTTGAGGCCAAAAAAAAGTAGGATTTTTTGAAAGGTGATCATTCAAAGTTTTAAGCCTTGCAACTTGGTGTCCATTGATAGCATCTGATACAATTTCTACTTTTCCACCCAAATATTCAAGCTGCCGAATTAAACTTTTGTCCATTACAGGATCACTAATGATATGAAAAGGAAAATGATTTTCGGCGCATATAATAGCAAGTCCCAAAGCATAAGTTCCGCTGGACGTTTCAATAATGGTTGACCCCTTTTGAAGAGACCCATCGCGAATAGCTTTTTCAATAACATATTTAGCCGGCAACAATTTCATTAACGAAAATGATGCTAAAATTAAATTTTCTTCAATCTCTATCAAATTGGGTAAACATATCGAATCAGAATATCGTTTAGTTATTTTCAAAGCGCTCACCTTTAATTAAAGATCATATATTTCATAATTGTAACCCATACTGCAAACAACATTAGCTAGTTCTCTTATTTTTTTTATAAACATGGGATGTCTTTTATCGACCAAAAAGCCAATATAAGTTCCACTGTGAGCAACAACAACCCCTGGCAAGCTTAATTTTGCAGAAATTTCATTAAATTCTTTAAATAGCTTTTTAGGATTAAACTGTTGATTAAGCCCCCCACTTTGAGTAGCTACATGGCCAATAATAGATATGTCATTTTTAACTACGGCTTTTTCTATGACTGCATGCAAATAGTCATAAGTTTCTTTGATTTTTTTGCCATAAGTTCGTGAAACTCTATTATATTCTAGAGTATCAATTGCACCCCCTTCATCAACCCCTAAAATAACCGCATCTTTTAATTTGCCAAGGACTTTATTCAACTTGACTTGTTTATAATAGTAGGAGACTATTCCCGGATACATTACCCCATCAGTTGGTTCAATCCCTCTGATTGCATCTTCAATATCAAGAGAGTTCAGGTTTAAAGTGTAAGCATTGCTTAATACTTTAGCCACAGCAACCAAATCAGCTGAAGAACTTCCTAATCCCTTACCAACAGGAAAATGAGTTTCTACTGAAACAGCTCCTCCCTTTTTTAATTGATATTTTTCGCAAATTTTATCGACCATCATTTGGCATTTATTTTTATCTGGATTTGACACCTCAATTTTTTTGAGTGAATCGTCAAAAACAAAACTCGCTATGGAATATATCTTAACTGGTGAGGTGATTAAGAAAGGTTGATCGTCACATCCAACTCCTTGCAAAAACTCACCAAATACACCATTTGAATTAGCTTCAAAAATCATAAACTTTAATCCATTTTACTATAGCTTTCAATTTGCAAAGAAAGTTCTTTAATAGTTGGATACTGAAACAAAAAAGTCGAAGGCATATCAATTCCAAATTCTTTCCGAATTTGTGCCATTATTTTCATTCCTTGCAGGGAATGCCCACCGATTTTGAAAAAATGATCTTGAATTCCAATTTTAGGTAAATTTAGCGTAGTAGACCATAAATCAACCAGATAGTTCTCTAAAATTGTTTCTGGATGACAATATTGGTTTGTGCGTATATGTTCATGACTAGGCTTGGGAAAATTTTTCTTATCTAATTTCCCATTAAATAAAAGCGGAAACTGCTGAAGAAAGACTACATCATTTGGAATCATATACTCAGGCAACATATGACTTAATTCATTTTTTAGAAATTTTACAAATTCTGAAAACTTTTCTTCATCATAAGTATGATGATTGTATAAAATTAAATAGGCAATTAACCTTTTCTGACCAACGAGATCCTCTCTAATAATGGCTACAGCTTGTGCAACTTCCTTCAAAGTTAATAAAGCACCTTCAATTTCGCCAATTTCAATACGATGTCCACGGAGCTTAACTTGGCTATCCTTTCTTCCTAAGTAATCTAAGACGCCATCATGCTGAAAAACTCCCATATCTCCTGTTCTATAAAATCTCCTACTAGGAGAAGGTAAAAAGGGATCAGGTAAAAAAGATGCCGCTGTTTTAGCTGGATCATTTAAATACCCCCTGCCCACACCATCGCCACCTATGTAAATCTCACCCTTACAACCTATGGGCAAAGGGTCCATAAATTTATCCAAAACATATAGCTGTGAATTCATGACAGTACCACTTACAGGCATAATATCAGGATGTGTATGATAATTTTCCTTTGTCAGGATAAAGTGTGTTGCATCATCAGAAACTTCAGTTGCTCCGTAACCATTCATAATATTGACATTTGGATATATTTTGAACCAACGCTTACATATATGCTGATTAAGCCCTTCTCCAGTTAAAAAAAGCCATTTTACACATTGAAAGGCCTGTTCTCTACCATTTTCAAGTTCGTCTAAAATAACCATCATATGGCTAGGAACTAATTGTAAAATTTGAGGTGAATGCCTTTCCACAGAATTGACAAGAAATTCAGGTTCACACGCGTCCTGTCCAACAAAAACACTTACCGTTCCACCTACAAATAAAGGAGTGATAAATTGCCAAATGGATATATCAAAACTTTGAGTTGCCGTTTGAGCGATCTTATTATTTTTTGATACGCACAAATCCCGTATCTTTGCATAAGAATGATTTAGCATCCCTTGATGCTCAATAACAGCCCCTTTAGGATTGCCTGTGGAACCCGATGTGTAAATGATAAAAGCTACATGATTTCCACATGCAGGATATGTTTCAGGAAACGTTTCCGTTTCTTCAAATAAACATTCAACATTAATAACATTTGCCAGTTTCCCACAATCTTCAAGGGCTTTTTTGCTAAATTTTTCATCTGTAATAACCACTTTGGCTTTAGAGTCAAGCAGTATAGTTTCAACGCGTGCTTGTGGCAGGCCTGTATCGATAGGCAAATAAATAGCATTAATTTGCCAAATGCCTAGCAAAACCATCCAGTAATTCATATCTCTAGTCATAAATACCGCGATAACATCTTGTTGACCGACTTCCAGCTTGAGCAAGTTAGCTCCAATCTTTTTTGAGATTTCCCACAACTCTCCGTAGGTGACATGATGCTCACTATTTTCCATTGCAATGCAGTCAAAGTACTTACCGACATTATTTTTGAAAACATCCATGAATGGCTTATCCTTAGGGTATTCCATTTCAGTTTGATTCCACTTCTTTACCATCAAATCACTTTCTTCGTTCATTAATAAACAAATTTGTGAAATTTTCATTTCTTTCGCAAAAGCGTTTTTGCTAAATTCTAAGAAACGTTGTAACAGCAGTCTGAATGGGACGTTTTCTTTTTCGCTTTGAAAGCGATGAGAAGACCAAAATAAAGTCATACTGAGAGTCTGAGGATTAAGAGATATAATGACAGGAAAAGCCTTCTGAACAATATCAAGTACTTTTTCGCCAATAAAAAGGATTATGGGTGTGTGCAGGTCTAGATGAATTCCGTAATTTCTTTGAACAATATCTTTTGACAACGATAAAATTTCATTGGCAAAATCATTTTTTATCAAAGATTTGACTTCTGCAATAGTCATATCTGGATTAAGCGGATAAAAAAAAGGAATCCCAGAAAAAACGTAGGATTCGATTTCATCTGTTAATCCAAGAGTTTCTTGATTAAGAATATTTAGGGTGAATTCCTCATAGTTGTTTAACTTAAAAAGATAGACATAAAGTAAAGCAACAACTTTTTCTACAAATTCATCTTTGAAAAAATCTAATGAAATACTCATTTGATGATAATTAGAATTGTTTGAATTGTGTTTACCACTATCCAAAAAAGGAATATCTAAAGATTTTTTTTCGAGAAAATTGCGGCATAAATTGCTTTCAGAGCTTCTGATCACATTTAAATTTTTAAAACTTGATTTCTGTTCACCTAATTTATTCCCAATGTGAATTTGATGTTTTTCGCATAAATTTTTCAGATTACATTCTTTATTGTCAAAATCTACGATGTGACTAATCTGTACATTTTTATCTCTTGTCGAAACAATTAATCCGCCTTCAATTATTTCCAAGAGTCTTCCAGACCCAACGGTCGAATGAGCAAGACAACTCTTTATTTCTTTAACAATAAATAAAGAATTCCCAAGGACAATTTTGGGCACATGAAACGGATTTTGATAATCTCCATAATTGCAAGCTCTAAAAAGATCCAAAATCTGCTCTGACGTACTATCAAAATCGATTATTCCATGATTCAAAAAATGCTGAGGAATAGCATTGTCGTTCTTATGAAAGGAGGGCTCTCCACTACAATTCATCGTATAATCTTTTATCAATTCTATATATTGAATCATTTCCATGAATGACTCTAAGGCAATCTCAAGACCTTTCATAGATAGTGTTAAAGCCGAATCTTCTTTCTCAACAGAGTATTTTTTTTGAAAAATAATCTTTCCGGCATACAAATCCCCCTCACAAGTATGCCAAGTAATCCCGCTTTTTTTTTCAGAGTTTAAAATTACCAAAGAAGGAGCATACATATGTGGATAATTTGGTAATAAAGAATTTTGACAGTGTATGCGAAGAAACGGCATGCTATAAAAAACTTGAGGAATGTAAACAACGGGATTTAGCAAAAGCACGCAGCTTGCAAAAGATAAATCATTTAAATAATCTAAGTATTTTTTATACTGCGAAAAATACGGAATAGCATTTTCATGAGCAATTTGAGCAATTTGAGTATCACTTGAATAAATGCATGAAATACGACGTTTTTGGCTTAAAAGTTGTTTTAGGCATTGAAGGCAAAAATTGCCATTTCCAACCATACTGTAGACTCGTTCCATATTTCTTCTCATATTATTGGGTAAATCCGGATGTTTTAAAACAAAAATAAAAAATTTTCCTCTTTCTAAAGCAAAAGGTATATTTTTATTTTTTTTTATATTTATCGTCCATTTCAAATTCACAAAATTTAAACTTTTTTTGTGTATGTAAAAGATAATTGGCTAGTAAATCGACTCTACGAAGAATATGAAGCTATTTTGGATGCTTCTTGCCATGCTTGGAATTGGTTTGTTGATCTACGCGGAAAAAATCCACCAGCTTTGTTCAAGATCGTGGGCTGTTTTGTGATTTTAATTTTGGGGAATGGCATTACTTGCCAATTGCAGCTTAAAAAAACCAACGTTCAGATTAACAAGAATTAGAAAAATTATATTTGTCCTTAAATTTTAAATGGGAAGCAAGCGTACGCCAAAAGGATTCACAACTTTTTGGACACGACCTCTCGAAACGCGGATTTTTAAAGATCCGAAAGGCTCAGCCAGAGATTCCGGAGGAGAAGATTTAATAACTGTCGCAGCAATCCAGTGAGCAGTGTGAGGCAATTTGACAAGAATCCGCCTTTCTTTTTTTATGCCATGCATATCTAGAATTTCAGTCGATTGCAGAGCAATTTCTTTTGAAACAGGATAGCCGTCCACAATTTTATCCTTTGAACCTTCTTCCAAAATCTTTAGTATGGCCGATGGGAATGCTAAATGTTTGCTATGGATATTTAGATCAACAATCGTTTCATCTTGGTGATGAGAGATAAGGAATTTCGCATAATCGAGTGCCTTGTTTTGATCATCTTGTTGCAAAAAATGCTGCAAAATAGACACATGAAGAGCTAAGTAAAAAATTTTTGTCTCTGCAGGATCTTTAGCAGTATATACAAGACGTTCACGCTGGCTGATCAATAAATCAATCGCATGTACGTCGTTCAAAATATCTTCTAAAGCCCATGCAGAAAATTCATTTAACCCAAAAAATCGATTTTCACTTCCGAATGCACAAAATTGGCGTGGATGTGTATGTAAAAAGTTTACTAAAGCAAAAAAGACCTTTGAAAATAAAGGAGAATCCTCTTTTTGAAAATGCAATCCTATGTGTGAGAGAATCGCCTGGCATTCTTTTTCCCATTTTTGAGCAAAACATCTTTGCATCAAAGCATGAAAATAAGGTGCCCCGGCTTTAAACCAATGTAAAGTATTCTCTTTGGAATCCCACAATGTTTTCCAAGTCTGCACATTGCCCTTGTCCAAATTTTCTAACTTGAGCGCTGTTAGCTTCTCCCGCTCTGCTAAAGTGTCTTCTAATGCCTTGACTAGAACATGAATAATTATTTTGAGTTTTTTTTCAGATTTTATTTCTTCCTCATGAAAACGCCATCTAAAAAGGAGCATTTTTAAACGCGCATCATATTCTGGATAGATTTCACATTTTAAGTTTTGCGCAATACTCTGCACACACACATTCTTCCCAATCGTTTCCATACGCCCCCCACGATTGTGTCCAATGATGCGTACTTCTACTTCCACTTGTTGGGTTAAAAGATGGTAAGTTACATCAATAATCGTGCTATGATTTTTAACGGGGATATTATACTTCAAGCTAAAGCATGGATAATGATACGACACCCCTACCCAGTTCGCATGAACAGGAACTTGAACTCCTGGTCTAATGAAACAATCCTGTTTGATACTAAGCAATGCGTGATGCAACGGATAAATTTCTGAAGGTAATTTTCCTTCCCAAAGAGGGATGCATGCAGTCATCTGTGCAATTAAAATGTTTTGGTGCATTAACGAACACAAATCTTCTAACGTCGCATGTGTGGGTAATTCTTGGCTTTTGAAGTAGGCGCTACTAATGACTAACGCATTGACGTTAAAACCTGTACTGGGCAGAAGTTGCTCTTCCCCATTAGAGGTAATCTGATTAAAGCTACGCTGAATGGCTTGAATGATGGTTTGTCGATAGTCTCCTGGTAATTTATCTCCAAATCCCTCAATTGACCGAATCCATTCTTCGATATTTGCCGATGGAATGTGCGTGACCCAAATTTTCATTAATTCTAAGAAAGGAATAAGCATTTCTCTGAAACGAAATACCTGAAGAGCTTTGTCATGATACATAGAGCTACTTTTCAGCTCTTTCATGGCAAGATCATACATTTCAATCGATTCTTGCAGGAATTTCAATAAGACAACACGTATTAGCCATTGATTGTCTGGAATGGAGAAGAATTGATAGGCAACGTCATTTAATTCAAGTAAGAGACTGATTTTGAATTCTCTCCAAAGTCTTTCATAATGCTCAGGTAGAGCCCACAGAGCTAATCTGTCTCTAAAGTTATTCCAATTTTGTCGAGCACTCGCAATCTGACGCATAGCTGGAAGGGAAATTTTAAATTGTGCTTCCAAGTGATTAAGAAGATCTTTGGAAGATTCTGCATACTTTTCCCTCCACGCATACGCAAAAGCTATATTAATCCACTCTTCATTAATTTGGTTTTCTTGAATTTCATGAATTAAATATTCCAGTTTTTTAAGCGTTTCGGATTCTAGAAATAACGGCTCGATAAAAGCTTTCCAAGCCATTTTGACTTGAGGAAGAACAGCGAATTTTTCCATTTGAAAAATTAAATATTGTTCTTGAAGAATTTCACGTCGCGAATCTGTTTCGACGATATCCACACTTCTTTTTTGAAAAAACAACGCCTCTAATCTTTTAAGAGCGTGTAAACGCTGTTTACGTGGAACCTCTCTTAAAAAATACATCTGAAGAATTTTATGGGCATGGCTTAACAGCACATCCATTCGTTTTTGAAGAATGGGCTTATCTTCAAGCGTTTGCATATCCCATGCCAACGTTCCCACAAGCTTCTGAACGGGTATATTCTCGGTGAGTCTATGGGCTTCTCTAAATAAAGTCTCTATCTCCTTATCCGTCAGGGCTTGCCGAAAATTCAGTTTTTTTAAGGTCGTCTCTAGTTCATACCGTGGAATGGATTCAATCGAAGGAATTGGGTGATAGGTCCAGCCTTCCTCTAAAACGCCCTTTTCGCTTAACCATTCCCACAATTGGGTTTTATCGCGATCTTGGCCATGTATGATAAATAATTTTCCCTGCTGAGGATCAATCAATGCAAATGCATCGGCACGATCTAGTTCTTCAGGAAGAACATCGATCCCGCACAAAACTTCAATACCTTGTTCACGTAATGAGCATGCGGCATGGGAAGTTGCAGCTGCAGAAAGTCTCGCAAAAATCGCTTTTGCGGTAGGCTTACTTTCTTGCAGATAATGGTTAAATCCTTTCTCCAAAGTAACATCTTGTAAAAGATCATAAGAACCTGTTAATAGGGTCACAGCTCCTTTCGAAGCAATAGTTTCACCTTGATAAACTGTAAAATCCCCTACACAAGCATGTAAATTCGACTCATTCACAAAGCTTGGACCTAGCTTTTTTGTTTCAATCAAAGGCCTGGCCTGAACCAAATAAAGCGTTTGATGAGAATACACCCATTCCACTTCCATCATTTTTTTGTAGAAAGCTTGAATTTTCCCGGCAATTTGATAAAAAGCAAAAAGTTGTTCGTGATTTAAAGTCGCACTTGTTCGCAATTCCCACGGATTATCAATTGTAACAAACTCTCCCGCTAAACTAGGAACCATCCTTTTCTTTTTAAAACGAATGATCGCATGCACATCGTCTGGATACACATAAAAGCTATCACAAGGCTGAATATTTTTGACTAGAGCTTCGTTATGACCATAAAGGGCCTGTATTTGAATAAGCTTTGGAGTATGTCCCAAAATTTCTTGGGTGTGCAAAATGCCAGATACAGGAATCCCTAAGCGACAATTTTTTTCATAAATTTCCCCAACCATTACCTGAACAAAGACTGATAAAAAAGGAGAAGAATAGGGATCATCCTCACCAAAAATGCGTAAACGCAAAGATTTTACAGAATGATAGGATGCAATCACTTTTCCAATGGCAGCTGAAATCGCTGCGATTTCTGGCAAAATGCCAGACTCAGAACGGTTTCCCCCTGCATTTGAAAAGGTTTCTCCATCCTCTCTTCCTGTACTCCGAACAACAAGCACCTGATTATTTTCGACTTCCTTACCGATAAATGCATCCAAAGCTGGTGATTCAAAAGGATGATTTGCAAACAAATGGATAAGGTTTTCTTGAATCTTCCATAACGACAATTGCGCATCCGGGCTAAACAGAATTCCTTCTTTCTGAATCTGCGTGAATATCGTCCAATCGTCCAAATATTCAGGGTAGTATTGCTGAATGTGCGCGAAAATTTCAGAATGCGCAAAGCAAATGAAGGGAGGAACGCGAACCTGAATATCTGGAATGGATAACAAATGGCATAATTCATTCAATTTAATAAGATTAGCAGCTTTGTGCCCAAAATTAGTTTCCGGAATCACTCTCAGATTCAATCCTTCATATATCGATGTTGATCAACGTTGGTATTTTCCAATTAAGACAGCTTTCGCAAGGATGTGACCTCCCATAGCATCCAATACACTTTTTTTGGAACTTCCTTTTGGTAAATTAAGCTTAATATCTAGCGCATAAACTTGGATGACATAGCGATGAGGATTTCCTGGTGGAGGGCAAGGTCCTCGATATTTATCGACTTGAAAACCATTTTTGCCTTCCATTGGAACATGGGCGCCTTCTTCCAAAAGCTGCGTCGTGGGAGGTAAATTCCAGACAATCCAATGGTCAAATACACCTTTAGGTGCATCTGGATCTTCAATAATCAAAGTTAAACTTTTAGCACCATCCGGAACATTGTGAAATTCGAGTGGTGGAGATAGGTCCTCTCCTTCACACGTGTATTTTTGGGGAATCTTCTGTTCATGCTCAAATGCAGGACTTGCAATTTCCATATATGACTCGATTTAAAAGTTATTCTTCAGGTTCGAGAGAATCCACTTTTTCTGCTCGAATTCCCCGTTTATGATCTTCCTTTAAATTTTTGATTAAATTTTGAAAATCTTCAATCGTATTCCAAAAAAGAGAGGCTTGTAAGGCTCCTGCTTTTTCTTGTGTAACTTTATCTTTAATCACATGAATTTCTGTCAAAAGTTTCTGTATAAGTTGTATTTCCTTTGCAAATTCGGAATGAGATTCAAGAGACTTAACATTGTAATCACGTAAGTTTCTCAGGTTCTTCAATACGGCATGCGTTTCTTTTAAATGATGAGAAAAATCATCTATCTCTTTTTTAGAAACAGGGGCTTTAGATGTAGAGATGATCTCTATGAAATCCTCAAGAGTTTTGGAAGCTTGACTCAAAACTTGATGAATAGAATTATCCATGGTTACACCTTATGGTTTTCCGATTAAATCTTCGACAGCATCAACAAGAGATTCTTCATGAAAACTCCCTTTTGATAAATAATAATTTGCACCCGCTTCCATTCCTAACAAACGATCTTCTTCTTTTTCCTTGTAGGAAACAATCATCACTGGAAGATTCTTTAGTTTTGGGTCGTTTTTAATGTGGCGCACAAGCTCAATTCCATTCATGCGAGGCATATCAACATCGGTCACAACCAGATGGTATTGCCCAATTCTGACCGCATTCCAACCATCCATTCCATTAATTGCAACGTCTACTTCATAACCTTTATTTTGCAAAAGCCTTTTTTCAACTTCTCGAACCGTAATCGAATCATCCACAACCAAAATGCGTTTTTTCAAATTTCGTTTTTCTCTTTCTGGTTTAGGACGCAATTTTTCAGGCTGACCTGCAGCTAAAACAGTGTCAATGGAACGCAACAGATCTTCCACGTCCAAAATCAGCAAAGGCGTGCCATCTTCCATTAAAGCTCCGGCACTTAGATCCATGATTTTGCCTAAGCGAACATCTAACTCTTGCACGACAAGTTCTCTTTCACCCAAAAAGGTATCGACAACTAACCCGTAATAGTTAGAAAGATTATTCAACAAAATAACAGAGTATACATCGGCTGTTTCTTTAGGGGCTTCAACATTTAAAATTTGATGGGCAGAGATTAAACCAATATTAACTCCTTCAAATTTAAAATACTGCCGATTTTCCATGGTCTCAATTGACTCTTTTGGCACTAGCAAAGCGGAATCAATCCTTGAAAGAGGAAATGCATATGGCTCCCCAGAAATCTCGACGAGGAGTGCGCGAATGACAGATAAAGTCAAGGGGAGCTGTAACTGAAAAGAGATCCCTTTTTTTGGTACAAAAGAGATTTGAAGTTTTCCT is a window from the Parachlamydia acanthamoebae genome containing:
- a CDS encoding lyase family protein yields the protein MHKKKFGFIESNTTGTGQLFLNKAIEMGLEIVFLTSDPTKYFFLKEVGVDVIHIDTKDKDVVFDFLKKIDNLVGVFSTSEYYMEVTAYVADNLGLPGNNPLAIEFCRNKNKFSQKISESSFLTPKSLFIDDLKILYEKVNELNFPVILKPVSGSGSVGVKKCVNFQEVQEHALKLLKLDGKENGTSFSTGILVQPYVEGPEYSAEIFVYKDKYFELGLTAKHTSDDEYFIEVGHDFPAPFERDVEENIWNTIKAVLKLLNFSFGPAHIEFKLTGTQVVLIEVNPRLAGGMIPQLITYACQFDIYEHIIKLFANQEVNFPNLKYEGASIRFFVVKDEGKIVNLTNEEVLKKCSNVQEVCFTKNIGDLITINHDYRDRIGYLITKSSNTNESKKSADHAIQHFFIDINNIEGRLGEEPHPLIKKILRSPINKEKWLKELDRIASIDLAHVLMLARNKLIDSAQIDKIILVIQNFKKNLKDHFESLDFSRGTYYAYEKHLKNQLGIGLVGNNHLARSRNDINATLFYLSCRDSYSEIFHKILELSQILLNQAQLSEKIPLPIYSQHQPAAPGNYSFYLLAINAPIQRIVDDLVGIQKYLNTSPLGAGAGCGTDIPISPDYVAEILGFESTFPNALDAIANRDFALRYKSILATLCTTISRIAQDYQLWTTQEFQFFEFPDSLCGSSSMMPQKKNPYILEIIKSKTANVINNLFGTFIKMHKVPIGNSIEVSSAAYDAIEEMTAECLDILDLLILVINHALPIASNMVAASKKGLTIANFIANQLMKQDSISFREAHIKIGDIIRKSYEHNEDPFQNITNILHNEFDYLHDISKHLCYGGGPSSSSIRKQIAISLKNLNIFLSLIKDAEDKWNMAKITFENEIKKTLTTCNFQ
- a CDS encoding pyridoxal-phosphate dependent enzyme; this encodes MKITKRYSDSICLPNLIEIEENLILASFSLMKLLPAKYVIEKAIRDGSLQKGSTIIETSSGTYALGLAIICAENHFPFHIISDPVMDKSLIRQLEYLGGKVEIVSDAINGHQVARLKTLNDHLSKNPTFFWPQQYDNPDHLKAYASFGDYIIESLGEDITLVASVGSGSSSCGTIMQLRKYNPSISLIGVDTFGSTLFGLKNNHRILRGLGNSIMPKNLLHQLFDQIHWISAAQAFHATRDLYSRSALYAGPTTGACYQVAKWVSQQQEKKKIVFISADMGYRYSSNVYDDEWIKKSGCDFKKIEPIKIEKVSEIDSSSLDWNYIEWNRRLLQKVLNA
- a CDS encoding GHMP family kinase ATP-binding protein, translated to MIFEANSNGVFGEFLQGVGCDDQPFLITSPVKIYSIASFVFDDSLKKIEVSNPDKNKCQMMVDKICEKYQLKKGGAVSVETHFPVGKGLGSSSADLVAVAKVLSNAYTLNLNSLDIEDAIRGIEPTDGVMYPGIVSYYYKQVKLNKVLGKLKDAVILGVDEGGAIDTLEYNRVSRTYGKKIKETYDYLHAVIEKAVVKNDISIIGHVATQSGGLNQQFNPKKLFKEFNEISAKLSLPGVVVAHSGTYIGFLVDKRHPMFIKKIRELANVVCSMGYNYEIYDL
- a CDS encoding amino acid adenylation domain-containing protein, whose product is MERVYSMVGNGNFCLQCLKQLLSQKRRISCIYSSDTQIAQIAHENAIPYFSQYKKYLDYLNDLSFASCVLLLNPVVYIPQVFYSMPFLRIHCQNSLLPNYPHMYAPSLVILNSEKKSGITWHTCEGDLYAGKIIFQKKYSVEKEDSALTLSMKGLEIALESFMEMIQYIELIKDYTMNCSGEPSFHKNDNAIPQHFLNHGIIDFDSTSEQILDLFRACNYGDYQNPFHVPKIVLGNSLFIVKEIKSCLAHSTVGSGRLLEIIEGGLIVSTRDKNVQISHIVDFDNKECNLKNLCEKHQIHIGNKLGEQKSSFKNLNVIRSSESNLCRNFLEKKSLDIPFLDSGKHNSNNSNYHQMSISLDFFKDEFVEKVVALLYVYLFKLNNYEEFTLNILNQETLGLTDEIESYVFSGIPFFYPLNPDMTIAEVKSLIKNDFANEILSLSKDIVQRNYGIHLDLHTPIILFIGEKVLDIVQKAFPVIISLNPQTLSMTLFWSSHRFQSEKENVPFRLLLQRFLEFSKNAFAKEMKISQICLLMNEESDLMVKKWNQTEMEYPKDKPFMDVFKNNVGKYFDCIAMENSEHHVTYGELWEISKKIGANLLKLEVGQQDVIAVFMTRDMNYWMVLLGIWQINAIYLPIDTGLPQARVETILLDSKAKVVITDEKFSKKALEDCGKLANVINVECLFEETETFPETYPACGNHVAFIIYTSGSTGNPKGAVIEHQGMLNHSYAKIRDLCVSKNNKIAQTATQSFDISIWQFITPLFVGGTVSVFVGQDACEPEFLVNSVERHSPQILQLVPSHMMVILDELENGREQAFQCVKWLFLTGEGLNQHICKRWFKIYPNVNIMNGYGATEVSDDATHFILTKENYHTHPDIMPVSGTVMNSQLYVLDKFMDPLPIGCKGEIYIGGDGVGRGYLNDPAKTAASFLPDPFLPSPSRRFYRTGDMGVFQHDGVLDYLGRKDSQVKLRGHRIEIGEIEGALLTLKEVAQAVAIIREDLVGQKRLIAYLILYNHHTYDEEKFSEFVKFLKNELSHMLPEYMIPNDVVFLQQFPLLFNGKLDKKNFPKPSHEHIRTNQYCHPETILENYLVDLWSTTLNLPKIGIQDHFFKIGGHSLQGMKIMAQIRKEFGIDMPSTFLFQYPTIKELSLQIESYSKMD